agaaaagacccaaaagtgacaccattctaaaaactgcacccctcaaggtgctcaaaaccacattccagaagtttattgacctttcaggtgcttcacaggactttttggaatttggaaggaaaaaatgaacattaagaTTTTCTTTTcacaaattttactttagacccaatttttattttcacaagggtaacaggagaaattgaacaacagattttggggtccattttttccagaGTATGCTGATATGTGGGAGAAACCACTGTCTGTCTGggaacatggcagggctcagaagggaagagcgctatttaactttttgaatgaaaaatatgcttgaataattagcagatgccatgtcatgtttggagagcccctgatgagcctaaacagtggaaaccctccacaagtgacaccattttggaaactagacccctcagggaactgatctagatatgTTCTGAGCACCTAAgctcaggtgctttacagaagtataTAACATTGAGCggcgaaaaataaataaaaaatcacattttccacatAAAAACGTTATTTTatgcacaattttttaatttttacaaggatggcaggagaaaataaaccccaagATTTGTGCAGTTTTTTCCTGATTACACCAATATCCCTTATGTGGTCGAAAACTGCTTTCGAGGCACCGTGCTCAGCTCCGAACGGAAGAAgctccatattggagttcacatagtgctggactggtttgagcacGCCATGTCACatgggcagagcccctgaggtgtgagAACAGCACAGCAGAACCCCGCCACCctcataagagaccccattttacaaactacacctctgaatgaattcacctaggggtgcagtgatcatattgacaccagaggtgaagcttttattgggaacattttgcataacatttgggatcacatttatctggcgctctacgctgagcacttgcatTGGGGTTTCCCTTTAAATCCGAGTGACGTAATTAAGATGAAATTGCTGAGGGAtatatttactataatgaggcagcagagttactatggacagtctggcctctgttcagcgatgtcctttTTTTCCCCAGAGGTGCACAAaaatgtggccgacggcacttttatgcacgcctaaaaagactgacaccgccAGATCGCagttcagacggcatccacagtgcctccatctgcttcattatcggTAATGTTCccccgggggttccatctgaatcacatatttcagagatttacacagaaatcccAGTGTACGTGCTCAgtttagagcgcaggataaatgatacatttttttttaatagtaaAATTTATAAGGCATCTTTTTATTCTTAGGGTCTGTACGTTTAACGGCAACaccacatttatattgtttttttgcgcttttatacagtAAAAACATTTtgcaaaattgtttttgcatcactttatttttttacggtgttcactaaagggattaactagtgggacagttttatagctcaGGTCGTtccagatgcggcaataccaagtgtgtacttttattgtttttgggttttttttcatatttatgtgtacaatattttttttttattttgtttgtttttgtttttttgcttgtttacttagttcactttctgcagtctgatcgcgGTTATAAGGTATATCAATACAGAAGCATACCTTTATAGCCTGTCAGCCCTATAgatacaagttagttagatcatgcgcaatgcatgatctaactaacttgctagtgcctggtgacccggatgtacaagtgtatggagcgaggccgcgcCCACTGGCCTTGGTTTGTATAACGCATAcatatcttcctttcctgggtctGAATATCTTCCATGCGCTGGGGGGGATTCATACGTCTGCAGAGGGACTGCAGACTTGCGGTTTTCACCGGTCTACCCGttcaactgttcacaataagtcattttgaccaggggtgcccaaacttttccatatcCCTTCATGTATTTGGAATCACCCCCTAATTCTATTCTATCTTGACACCAATAACAGTAAGACCTAATTAGTATTCTGTATTACAAATATGTATTCATTCTATTTTTTCTCCTCTCTTGTAGAAGAAGTTGACTACAACACCTTCGGGTCTGCAACATTGAACAGAAAGAAGAAAAATGCATTGGTGGCATTACGGAATGACAGCCTTCGCCATAAGAAACCACATATCAACATTAGCATGCCTCATGACTTTAGACCAGTCTCCTCCATCATTGATGTGGACATACTCCCTGAGACACATAGACGTGTGAGATTGTACAGGCATGGATGTGAGAAACCTCTGGGATTCTATATTCGTGACGGAACTAGTGTCCGTGTTACCCCTCATGGCTTGGAGAAAGTCCCAGGGATATTCATTTCTAGAATGGTTCCAGGTGGATTGGCGGAGAGCACCGGGCTGCTAGCTGTGAATGATGAGGTTCTAGAAGTCAATGGCATTGAGGTAGCTGGAAAAACTCTTGACCAGGTGACAGATATGATGATTGCCAACAGTCACAATCTAATTATTACTGTTAAACCTGCAAACCAAAGAAACAATGTAATCCGGAGTAGCCGGATGTCTGGCAGCTCTGGGCAATCGACAGACAGCACAGCTAGCCACCACAGCTTGCCATCTGCTCACCTATTACAGAATTTTAACCCTGATGACATGGAGAGTGACGATGATGCTGACATAGTCATTGAAGGTAGCCTTGAGCCACGCAACATTCCCAAATCTCACAGCCTACCTTCCGGCAGCCTTTCTCGAATCAATGGCAGCAGCCTTAGCCACCGACTAGAAAGAGACTTGGCTCTTAACCATTCCGGCCGGGAGAGTAATGGAAGCATCCACAAAATTCTGAGCAGTCTAAAGTCTGACCCGAGGAATAGCTTGGTGATACCTAAGGGTGGTGTCGAGGAGGATGGCACGGTCATTACACTATAAACAATGACTGGTATCAGTCTGTCATGTGATCATTGGCAGCAGGGTACACGTCTTAATGGAGAACTGTCTGGAGCTGACTTTGCCTGTGACTGATGTGGAGCAGTTTGATGGTACATTGCTTCCTAGGTGTCTTTGAGTTTCATGCTAATAATGGAAAGTGATTTGCTTGGATGCTGTTTTGTGCCTGCGTGAAGCCAAATTCTGCCAGCTTCCACTTCTTCACGGGGCACATTACCAAAGCTTCTCTTTTCATAGTGAATCTTCACAAGTAGCAGACAGCTCATTCTATGGTTAATAACTGCAGAGCTTTGTATTGTCAAACAGTAAGTAGAATCAGGTTTTAACAGTCTGAAGCCACTCAGTATTTCTGTGGTACGTTCATCATGTGGTGGTCTGTAACTTTCCTAAAATGCTTGGGTTACAGAACATATAAAATGTAGGTTTCCTTCCAGATCCAGGTTTCTTACATTTTTTTCCACTCTTGGGACAGAAATTAGCACTCCAGCTGTTcgagaaactacaactcccagcattaccTGACATCCACATGTGGTAAGACAGCTGTCGGGGCATGTTGGGATACTAAGTTTCACAGCGTGCCAAAGATTTCAGATCCCTGGTCTAGGAAGTCTTCAATTAGGCAGAAGTGCAAACTGCATCCTTGTTCCTTGGCTCAACGGCTCCACTTGCTGGTCAACTGTGGTAACtcttagaaaaaaaaatcatgttcgAGCTCCATGCACCACATGTgttcatgccttttttttttttttttctttctgtgaaATATTGTGGTTTGTGAATCATGTTGTGCTGCCCACATCAGATCTTATCTTGTTAACACTATTCCTGAAATGATGGATCGACTCTTGTGCTTCCACTATTTTACAATGTGTTTtcatatacagtaaatataaatgcCATATTTGTTACACTGTAAGATTCGGGAAAAGGCCAAAATATGTGTTTTTGAAACAGAGACTGAATTCAAAGATTCCTAGAAATTACACTATTCAACAATGTTACAGTTTTAGTAAAATGATTTCTCAAATTTTTCATTAGAacggagagaaaaaaaacaatgtgtgcgaTTCACTTTATAGTAAACAATCCGCAATGGTAACGTcatctttttaatgttttttgttttcttcttGTTAGGTTTAATTTACCACTAAATATCAAAAaagtttcattttattttttactgtCATTACCATAACCCAGAgaatttgcctttaaaataaataaatctgtggGTAGAAAACAAGGACTAGTCATATACAATACATTccggtttgttttgtttttgtttttcttttaatttaaGGCCTCAAATGTAAATGTATAAATGGATAGCAACCAGTGTTTTTATACATTTGTATTTTAAAAGATGTAAAATAAAGTCAGAACGCTAACTTTTATCAGGCATGATTTGTGTTTATATGTATATAAATCTACATGTGGTGTCTGTTTAAAATAAATGTTAATTACAGAATTGTTGGGtttcttaaaaaaaacaacaaagaaaaaccAATTGCACAGTTTATAATTAGAAATGTCTCCCTCTTCTAGCTTAGGATCTATAAGCTCTTGTAACTACTTACCAAGCGCTGTGCTGGCGAGAATACCTATATGGGCCAGGTTCAGATTATTACGAATGCTAGACGGGACCAGAACTGATGGCTTCATAGGTCCCACCACTATAGAGTGGGGTCAGCCTAGGGACTTGCATTCATAATCTGGTCATAGTTGTGCTAATCAAAAATATCCATATGGGTGCAATTACCCAGGATAATGAGTGATATAGGCCAAAACAATTATATTAAAATTTTATCTTTATTAGAAGAATTATGTATAACAAATATATTTGTTAAACAGGGCTAAAAAGACCACCTTAGAGAGGGAAATGGATGCAGACACAAATAGTacatatgcaaaaaatatattGTATAGTATAAATGCACTAATTAATGGTGGCAAGGCTATAATGTTAACGAATGATGTACATAAGAATACTGCTGTGATAATACCATTTATATCAAGACAAGAATATCGTCTGCAATATGTATAGGGGTCCAGCAGGATactaatatacagttaggtccatatatatttggacacagacaacatttttctaattttggttatagacattaccacaatgaattttaaacaaaactattccgatgcagttgaaggtcagactttcagctttcatttgggggtatccacattaaaattggatgaagggtttaggagtttcaactccttaacatgtgccaccctgtttttaaagggaccaaaagtaattggacagattaaataattttaaataaaatgttcatttctagtacttggttgaaaaccctttgttggcaatgactgcctgaagtcttgaactcatggacatcaccagacgctgtgtttcctcctttttgatgctctgccaggccttcactgcagtggttttcagttgctgtttgtttgtgggcctttctgtctgaagtttagtctttaacaagtgaaatgcatgctcaattgggttgagatcaggtgactgacttggccattcaggaatattccacttctttgctttaataaactcctgggttgctttggctttatgttctgggtcattgtccatctgtagtatgaaacgacgaccaatcagtttggctgcatttggctggctctgagcacacagtatggctctgaatacctcagaattcattcggctgcttctgtcctgtgtcacatcatcaataaacactagtgacccagtgccactggcagccatgcatgcccaagccatcacactgactccgccgtgttttacagatgatgtggtatgctttggatcatgagctgcaccaagccttcgccatacttttctctttccatcattctggtagaggttgatcttggtttcatctgtccaaagaatgttcttccagaactgtgctggcttttttagttgttttttttagcaaagtccagtctatcctttttattcttgatgcttatgagtggcttgcaccgggcagtgaaccctctgtatttactttcatgcagtcttctctttatggtagatttggatattgatacgccgacctcctggagagtgctgttcacttggttggctgttgtgaagaggtttctcttcaccatggagattattctgagatcatccaccgctgttgtcttacgtgggcgctcaggtctttttgcattgatgagttcaccagtgctttctttctttctcaggatgtaccaaactgttgattttgccactcctaatattgtagcaatttctcggatgtttttttttctgttttcgcagcttaaggatggtttgcttcacctgcatggagagctcctttgaccgcatgtttacttcacagcaaaaccttccaaatgcaagcaccacacctcaaatcaactccaggccttttatctgcttaatttagaatgacataacgaagggactgcccacacctgtccatgaaatagccttggagtcaattgtccaattacttttggtccctttaaaaacagggtggcacttgttaaggagctgaaactcctaaacccttcatccaattttaatgtggataccctcaaatgaaagctgaaagtctgaacttcaactgcatctgaattgttttgcttaaaattcattgtggtaatgtctataaccaaaattagaaaaatatcgtctctgtccaaatatatatggacctaactgtatgtacaaaTATATGCACAAATTATGCACAAATATATTGGCAACAGTAGATGACACACCAAATGTGCGGATAATAATTAATAAATACAAACGGTACCGCACAGTAAGGCAATCCTAAAAAGGGGGAAGCTGAACCTATTCAAGGGGACCAAAAaaacgctatatatatatatatatatatatatatatatatacaccccaatGGGCCACATGCACTAAACAGCGGTGTCCCATGAATAGAGTACTAACCAAGGATAAGTCAGCAACCCTGTTGTTGCCTAGAAGTGGAACGTGCTGTCTGTAAAAAGCGCTTCCACTTACCACCAAAAGGTATGTGTCTGGCGTCCTCCCTCCCGCCCAACGGGCACCGTTTCGCTGATCGTAAGACCGGATCCGATTTAAGTATGCCCCAATGTTTCTTTAGAATACCTCTGAGTTCTTCCCACTGATTATTATAATTAGAAATAAATCGCACTGGCTCTCCCCCTTCCATATAGTGTTTCTTAATGGGAGGATGTATCAAATTGGAACGTGTTGTATTGATAGCCCTATTGTAACCTCGCCTAATTGATTTTTTACTGTATCCTCTATTGGAGAATCTCAATGCTAAGTCAACAGCCTGCTTGTCAAAGGCTTCTTCCTGTGAACATATTCTTCGGGCCCGAAGAAATTGGCCAATAGGGATACTTTTGATAGTAGAAGGCGGGTGGGCTGATGAATAATGCAGCAAGGAATTGGTAGACGTGGGTTTCCTGAAAAGATCTGTTGTTAGGGTACCGTCATCAAGAACCCCAATTTGTAAGTCTAAGAAATCTAGATTCCTCCCATGCTTATAAGTTAAATGAATATTCATGGAGTTATCATTCAATTTGTTCATGAGACTATGGAGCTCATCTACTGTCCCCTCCCACAAAAACCATATATCATCGATATAACGCATCCATCCCTGAACCTGATCCATTTCAGGGATGGAGCCGTCCAAGAAAATGTCCCTTTCCCAGGCCCCCATAAACaagttggcatatgagggggcacaagcaGCCCCCATTGCCGTACCTTGTAATTGTAGATATGTCTGGTTGTTAAACGTAAAGATATTCTCCTCCTGTTTCCAGGTGCGCATGCGTGGGGTCAGATTCCCTATGACTTCCGGGTGTGCCTATATAGTGATCGCGGTGCGCTCCACTGCGTTCCAACTGGCAGTTCCCTGAAGTCACTTTATTAGGAGAACGTAGTCCCGACGCATGCGCCATCAACACTGGAGACACGTCCTATCACATCCCAGCACGGCCTTCTTATACCGCATCGATACCCCTCACcgtacacgcccccggaagaagcgatcAGCGAAACGGTGCCCGTTGGGCGGGAGGGAGGACGCCAGACACATACCTTTTGGTGGTAAGTGGAAGCGCTTTTTACAGACAGCACGTTCCACTTCTAGGCAACAACAGGGTTGCTGACTTATCCTTGGTTAGTACTCTATTCATGGGACACCGCTGTTTAGTGCATGTGGCCCattggggtgtatatatatatatatatatatatatatatatatatatatatatatatatatatatatatatatagcgtttTTTTGGTCCCCTTGAATAGGTTCAGCTTCCCCCTTTTTAGGATTGCCTTACTGTGCGGTACCGTTTGTATTTATTAATTATTATCCGCACATTTGGTGTGCCATCTACTGTTGCCAATATATTTGTGCATAATTTGTGCATATATTAGTATCCTGCTGGACCCCTATACATATTGCAGACGATATTCTTGTCTTGATATAAGTGGTATTATCACAGCAGTATTCTTATGTACATCATTCGTTAACATTATAGCCTTGCCACCATTAATTAGTGCATTTATACTATACaatatattttttgcatatgtACTATTTGTGTCTGCATCCATTTCCCTCTCTAAGGAGGTCTTTTTAGCCCTGTTTAACAAATATATTTGTTATACATAATTCTTCTAATAAAGATAAAATTTTAATATAATTGTTTTGGCCTATATCACTCATTATCCTGGGTAATTGCACCCATATGGATATTTTTGATTAATCCTATGTTGAGTGTCCTTTTGGGCAATTTATTTTGTGATGGACTATTAGTATTATCATAGTTGTGCTAGTCTGAAAGTGGATCTCATTTCACTGAATTCATGAAATAGATCTTATACCTTATATAATTATATTTCATCCGGATATTAAAATTAGTTTTCTGTGTGTGGTTCTAGTTGGTATTAAGCATACTTCCCTAAAGTTACTTGCTCAATATTCCGGATATTATGATTATTCTTAATCTGCCTGGTGTCTTGGAGTAGCCCTCCAGGATTTGTTTTTAATTCATTCTGTCGCTAGTCTTGCAATGTGTGTAATTCAGCTAATATTTAGGATGGTCCTTTTTCTATATGAAAATTCATGAATTCCTATTCATTTAGGCCACCATGACTTTTTGGGAATGACAAGGCTGTTTCTTTTAAGGAGGGGGAGAACCACCAGAACTAACTGTATGTACTATATTATTGAATTTCTCCACAGTGGGGATGAGGAGGGTCAACATTCTATCACTGTTACAGATGATTATTCTACGACTCACCGTTCAGCATGGAAGTACACTGTATCTAAAGGTACAGAATGTGGGGGAAGCGctggtgggaaaaaaaaatcaagaaggtgccttTATACATGGGATTTATTGTACTGAATTCATTTATCTCTTGGCAACAAGCACTATACATGTACGGCACTCGTCAAGAGCGAGTGTATGGAGCCGAGCTAGCCCCATTCCTGACAATTGATGGCTGTTATTCAACAATCCTCTGCGGCTAACAGCATTGAGTGCAGCAGAGGATTGTTGAGGAGTGCAGCCCATCCCCCACGTTCCCTCAACACCCTGTGAATTGCTGATGAGTCTATGggagccaggggtctgctgaagactgcCATGCCTGCCGCGACGGtactcctatgaatgccagcctgtctccccccccccccccccccctttttttttcaaaGTCATTCTTAAATGTGGCATTACTGCATCTATAAATCTGATTTATCAGATTTTAAGTTAACCTGATTGGTAAACACCATAAAAAGAAACAAATGAAATGCTAGAATTTTTCTGTTGCTGCATCTTCacccaaaaaaatgcaataagaggcaatgcaAGCTTCGTATTTACTCCAAAGTGGTATACATAAAAACGTCAGATCGGGCCACAAGAAAGACCTCCCAAAGCTCAATCAACCAAGAATGAAAACAGGATCACACAAGcaaaaaatgtttatttattttattttttttaagctttgCTATTCCTGTCATTGTACTTACCTGGAGAATCGCATTTATTGGCAGAAAAAATAAGTTATCCCGCCCTTTCTTCAAGAGCCATAAGGACCCCTTTTTGAAAACTTTTCCTGAAAGAACAGTACGTAAGAGTTTAAGAAATCACAATTGGCCAGTCTGAAAATTGTAAgattaacatttttttctttttaaaaggaatctgtcaccacatttgatctTTCTACACTATTACGGGAATACAGGTTATAGTATGCTAAAAAGTCCTACCGGTGTGTCCCATATCAGATGTCTTGTGGATAAATCATCTttgatcactttatataaatgacctcttccaggttctggggaggatggtgcctggaagataacgGTCTCCAGAGATGATTATACATGAAGGGGAGTTCCCTGTGGGATGTGTAATGGCCGCGCTCTGCTCTCCTGATATCACTgctgagctgtgtgtgattatacggcCGGGGTCAAACTAGCGTatggcatcggatgcgatatgccaaTGACCCTCGGCTCGTGCActgctgcgagtgggagccgagtgtcatgcgtctgtgctccacagctgtggaggaggggaAGAAATGAATGtcaccatctcctccattgccggggtcaacaTATATCACACATTACTCGGATGATATCcgtgtgatgtgcgttgtctcactcgcacccataggcttatatgggtgcgagtgaggcgagactcggccgagtgtcgatgagaatcccagcatgctgcgatttcactcgcacgttgaaAACGGCTGAGAACAAAAAACGCTGATGTGACCTGCCCCATaaatgaatactggtccgagtgctatgcgatgttttatcacacagcactcgtccgtattcatcgCTAGGGTGACCCTGgcctacctgacacatctgcaggcagtgttggactggcccaccagagacccAGAGAATTCTCCAGTGGGCCCTAGCTGCTTcttcaggagagttcatagtgcaaaccttgcagcAGCTATGGGACTCTTG
This is a stretch of genomic DNA from Ranitomeya variabilis isolate aRanVar5 chromosome 6, aRanVar5.hap1, whole genome shotgun sequence. It encodes these proteins:
- the PARD6G gene encoding partitioning defective 6 homolog gamma; its protein translation is MNRSFSKSQTLRYVASSAVEVKSKYGAEFRRFSLNRYKPGTFEEFYNLLLQIHNISNVDVMLGYADVHGDLLPINNDDNFCKAVSSANPLLRVFIQKQEEVDYNTFGSATLNRKKKNALVALRNDSLRHKKPHINISMPHDFRPVSSIIDVDILPETHRRVRLYRHGCEKPLGFYIRDGTSVRVTPHGLEKVPGIFISRMVPGGLAESTGLLAVNDEVLEVNGIEVAGKTLDQVTDMMIANSHNLIITVKPANQRNNVIRSSRMSGSSGQSTDSTASHHSLPSAHLLQNFNPDDMESDDDADIVIEGSLEPRNIPKSHSLPSGSLSRINGSSLSHRLERDLALNHSGRESNGSIHKILSSLKSDPRNSLVIPKGGVEEDGTVITL